The Rosa rugosa chromosome 1, drRosRugo1.1, whole genome shotgun sequence genomic sequence TAGCAGGCTCCACCCACTATGGTTCAATTTTAGTGTATTTGAAAATTTCATAgacttttttcttatttttttatgttttcctCGGCGCAATGGACGGTCTTGATTTCACCCGAAAGGCCGAAACTAAAGTTgtgtccttttcttttctttttcatcaatTAGATCATGAAATGATGCAAAGCCTATTTTAAAAATGAAATTTAGGCCTTCCTTGTTGTTGTCTTGATGCATAAATAGCTTGAATGAATGAAGTTCGGGTCCCACAGACTTTTCATTACTAGTAATAATtaatatgcaaaaaaaaaaattataataggagctcttttaaattttaaattaattctttatttaaacTTTTACCAAAATAGAACAATGAAAATGGTAAGTGGCACACGGAAATTTAGGAATAATTGTGTGTAAGAAAGAGATGTTAAATGATGTTGATGGGCTACCAGGGCAACCCTGTTTAGGGTACCACGtcaagttgtttgtttttgcttgGAACACAAATCAAACATGGTACAAATGGGACCTGTTGTCGCCTGTAATTACAGAACTGCCCTCTATCATGCTTCACCTTTGCAACATGATCATATATCTAGAGTGACTAGGTTGACTGATTCGTTCAGCCCAAAACAAGAAATGTTTATTGATTTATCTGTAACAAGATTGAAGTAGCTCATGATGTGATGTTGTCGTAACTTTCAGAGAAGCAAGAAAAGTAGGTGAACATTTGTTGCAACATGGATGAAACACAAGTGAGTGCAGATATCCCAGTGAAGGCTGTTGAAGAAGCTGAGACTAACGAAAAGGTAAGTTGCATGATGTGTTTTCTGATTTACACGTTTTTCATGGGTTCAATTCGTTTTTAAAAATCTGAATAGGATTTGAGTGTTGATTCTGATGGTTTCATACAGGTGTCAAATGGAGACTTCCTACAGATtggaaaagaaggaaagaaagaagaggatGAAGCTAATTTCGATGGAGAGTTCATTAAAGTTGAGAAGGAATCACTAGCTGAAAAGACATTGGCGGAGGGGGACAGCAAGTCATCTGTTATTGAGAGAAGCACAAGCAATTCAAGCAGGGAGTTACTAGAAGCGCGGGAGAAGACAGGTGAACTTGAGCTAGAGATTGAAAGATTGGCTGGTGTGTTGAAGCAATCGGAGTCAGAGAATTCCGAGCTGAAGAATGAGGTCTTACTTACAGAGGAGAAGCTCGAAGAAATTGGAAAGAAGAACGAGGAGCTGGAACTCAGTCACAAGAAATTGCAAGAGCAGATCACTGAAGCTGAGGAGAAGTACATTTCACAACTCAGTGTTTTGCAAGAGGCATTGCAAGCTCAAGAAGAAAAGCACAAGGATCTTATTGGGGTGAAGGAATCATTCGATGGTCTAAGCCTCGAGCTCGAAAGCTCGAGAAAGAGGATGCAGGAGCTGGAGCAAGAGCTGCAGAGTTCTGTAGGTGAAGTGCAGAAGTTTGAGGAGCTGCACAAGCAAAGTGGTTCGCACGCCGAGTCTGAGACAAAGAGGGCCTTGGAGTTCGAGAAGCTGCTTGAAGTGGCAAAAGTGAGTGCTAAAGAGATGGAAGAGCAGATGGGTGCTATTCAAGGAGAACTTAAGGGATTGTATGACAAGATTGCTGAAGATGAAAAAGTTAAGGAAGCACTTCAGTCTGCTGCTGCTGAGCTTTCTGCAGTCCAAGAGGAGCTGGTTCTGTCAAAGTCCCAAGGTGTAGACTTGGAGCAACGACTTTCTGATAAAGAAGCTCTTATAAGTGAACTAACCGCGGAATTGGACCTGAAAAAGGCTTCCGAGTCTCAAGTGAAGGAAGACATTTCAGctcttgaaaatctgttagccTCGACCAAAGAAGATCTCCAGGCAAAGGTTTCCGAGTTGGAAGAAATCAAGTTGAAGCTGCAGGAGGAATCAAGCGCTAAGGAATTGGTTGAAGCTGCGAAAAGAACCCACGAAGAACAGGTCTTAGTTGTACAGGAGCAGTTGTCTATAGTaactaaagaaaaagaagcagtGGAAGCAGCTGTGGCTGATCTCACTGGTAATGTACAGCTGATGAAGGAGTTGTGCAGTGATCttgaagaaaaattgaaactttcGGAGGAGAATTTTGGAAAAACAGATTCTCTATTGTCTGAAGCTTTGTCGAACAATGTAGAGCTGGAACAGAAGTTGAAGTCATTGGAGGAGCTCCATAGCGAATCAGGAGCTGCACATGCAACTGCTACTCAAAAAAATATTGAGCTCGAGGGTGTTATTCGATCTTCAACTGCAGCAGCAGAAGAAGTGAAATTGCAACTGACAGAGCTTCAGACACGCTTTATAGCAGTCGAACAAAAGAATGTAGAGCTTGAGCAACAATTAAATGCGGTAGAGTTGAACAAAGGAATTGCTGAGAGAAATCTGGAAGAATTTTCTGAAAAAGTATCGGCACTCACTGCAACATTGGGAGAGGTTGAGGCAGAAAAGAATCAGCTAAATGGTCAGGTTCAAGAATACCAAGAGAAGATACCACAGCTGGAATCTGCCTTAAACCAGTCATCTTTGCAAAATGCAGAGCTTCAGGAGCAATTGAAGATTTCCACCGAGAAATGCTCTGAACATGAGGGCAAAGCCACTACAATTCATCAGCGAAGCCTGGAACTCGAAGATTTGATCCAAGTGTCTCATTCCAAAGTGGAGGATGCCGGTAAAAAGGCGAGTGAGCTGGAGTTGTTACTTGAAACTGAGAAGTATAGAATTCAAGAACTTGAGGAACAAATAAGCACATTGGAGAAGAAATATGAGGATGCTGAAGCAGATTCAAAGAAGTACTCAAATAAAGTATCTGAACTTGCTTCTGAACTCGAGGCATTCCAAGAAAGAACATCTAGCCTTGAAGTTGCACTGCAGACGGCGAAAGACAAGGAAAGGCAGTTGACAGAATCCTTGAATGTTGCTactgaagagaagaaaatgttAGAAGATGCCTCAAACAGCTCGACTGAGAAGTATTCCGAAGCGGAAAATCTAGTGGAAGTCTTGAGGAATGAATTGATTGAAACTCAAGAGAAATTGGTGAAAATCGAAGATGATCTTAAGGCTGCTGGAATCAGAGAAGGTGAGGTCGTAGAGAAACTCAAGTTGGCGGAGGAGCAACTGGAACAACATAGCAAACTGATAGAGCAAACATCATCAAGAAACTTAGAACTTGAATCGCTACATGAATCCCTGACGAGGGATTCAGAGACTAAACTCCAAGAAGCAATAGGAAACTTCACTAACAGGGATTCTGAGGCAAAATCTCTTGCTGAGAAGCTGAATGTTCTTGAAGATCAGGTGAAGGCTTATGAAGAGCAAGTTGCTGCAACAGCCGAAAAATCTGCATCTTTGAAAGAAGAACTGGATAATTGTTTGCGTAAATTGGCTTCTTCAGAAAGTACAAATGAAGAACTCCGAAAACAGTTCTTGGAAGCAGAAGACAAAGCCTCTCAATCATTCTCAGAAAATGAACTGTTGGTTGGGACAAATGTTCAGCTAAAAAGCAAGATAGATGAATTACAGGAATTGTTGAACTCTGCTCTATCTGAAAAAGAAGCCACTACTGGACACCTTATTTCCCACAAGAGCACTATTGAGGAGTTAACAGAGAAACACTCGAGAGCCTTTGATCTCCATTCTGCTGCTGAAGCTCGCATTCTGGAATCAGAAGCAAAGCTACAAGAAGCCACTCAGAGATTCAGTGAGAAGGATTTGGAAGCTAAAGATCTGAACGAGAAACTAATTGCACTGGAAGCCCAAATAAAGGTCTATGAAGAGAAGGCTCAAGAGTCGTCTGCAATTTCCGAAACCAGTAAAGTAGAGCTAGAAGAGGCTCTCTTGAAGCTGAAGCAGCTTGATATTACTGTTGAGGAACTACAAACTAAGTCGGCTCACTTTGAAGAAGAAAGCAGAAAGCTAGCCGAGGCAAATGTTAAGCTTACAGAGGAAGTGTCTATATATGAGTCCAAAGTGAGTGATCTAGAAGCAAAGTTATCTGCCACCATCGCTGAGAAGGATGACACAGTTGAACAACTTCAGACTTCACAAAAGACTATAGAAGAGTTAACACAGCAGCTTTCTTCTGAGGGGCAAAAACTACAATCTCAGGTTTGCAATCAGActttactatatatatatatatatatatattgataaacTTTTCTATATTATTTTGTGGTTATTGGTATGTTGCTTTTCGGCCCTTTAATAATTTGAAAATCTATATGTTTGTGCTACAGATATCTTCGGTTATGGATGAGAACAACCTGCTAAATGAACTGCATCAAAGTACCAAGAAGGAACTTCAGCAAGTGATATCCCAGCTCGAAGAACAACTGCAGGAACACAAAGCAGGAGGAGATGCTTTAAAATCTGAGTTCGAAAATCTCAAGGCTGAGGTTGCTGAAAAACCTTTGTTACAGAAGTCTCTCAAGGAACTCGAAGAACA encodes the following:
- the LOC133725786 gene encoding uncharacterized protein LOC133725786, with the protein product MDETQVSADIPVKAVEEAETNEKVSNGDFLQIGKEGKKEEDEANFDGEFIKVEKESLAEKTLAEGDSKSSVIERSTSNSSRELLEAREKTGELELEIERLAGVLKQSESENSELKNEVLLTEEKLEEIGKKNEELELSHKKLQEQITEAEEKYISQLSVLQEALQAQEEKHKDLIGVKESFDGLSLELESSRKRMQELEQELQSSVGEVQKFEELHKQSGSHAESETKRALEFEKLLEVAKVSAKEMEEQMGAIQGELKGLYDKIAEDEKVKEALQSAAAELSAVQEELVLSKSQGVDLEQRLSDKEALISELTAELDLKKASESQVKEDISALENLLASTKEDLQAKVSELEEIKLKLQEESSAKELVEAAKRTHEEQVLVVQEQLSIVTKEKEAVEAAVADLTGNVQLMKELCSDLEEKLKLSEENFGKTDSLLSEALSNNVELEQKLKSLEELHSESGAAHATATQKNIELEGVIRSSTAAAEEVKLQLTELQTRFIAVEQKNVELEQQLNAVELNKGIAERNLEEFSEKVSALTATLGEVEAEKNQLNGQVQEYQEKIPQLESALNQSSLQNAELQEQLKISTEKCSEHEGKATTIHQRSLELEDLIQVSHSKVEDAGKKASELELLLETEKYRIQELEEQISTLEKKYEDAEADSKKYSNKVSELASELEAFQERTSSLEVALQTAKDKERQLTESLNVATEEKKMLEDASNSSTEKYSEAENLVEVLRNELIETQEKLVKIEDDLKAAGIREGEVVEKLKLAEEQLEQHSKLIEQTSSRNLELESLHESLTRDSETKLQEAIGNFTNRDSEAKSLAEKLNVLEDQVKAYEEQVAATAEKSASLKEELDNCLRKLASSESTNEELRKQFLEAEDKASQSFSENELLVGTNVQLKSKIDELQELLNSALSEKEATTGHLISHKSTIEELTEKHSRAFDLHSAAEARILESEAKLQEATQRFSEKDLEAKDLNEKLIALEAQIKVYEEKAQESSAISETSKVELEEALLKLKQLDITVEELQTKSAHFEEESRKLAEANVKLTEEVSIYESKVSDLEAKLSATIAEKDDTVEQLQTSQKTIEELTQQLSSEGQKLQSQISSVMDENNLLNELHQSTKKELQQVISQLEEQLQEHKAGGDALKSEFENLKAEVAEKPLLQKSLKELEEQLVKTEAQLAKEVESVKVAAAAREAELTTKLEDHAIKVHDRDLLNEQVLNLQRELEIAQTAVSEKKEADSQKDLEREAALKQSLEQLEAKNKEVTLLDKQVKDLEQKLQLSDANINEKGDISGLEVKSRDIGSTITTPSKRKSKKKSEATTSAQASSSSESLTHTANASPMMTIKVIFGVALVSVILGIILGKRY